The DNA region GCCGCAAGGACAGGGATTCATCGCCGCCACGAACTGGAACCGCGCCGGATAATGCACCGTCTGCATGGCCCGGGAAATGGAGACGCGTCCGGTCTCCAGCGGCTCGCGCAGGGCCTCCAGCGCACGCCTGCCGAACTCCGGCAACTCGTCCAGGAACAGCACCCCATGATGGGCCCGGCTGATCTCCCCCGGCCGGGGCCGCGCGCCGCCGCCGACCAGGGCCGACGCCGAGGCGGTGTGATGAGGCGCCCGGAAAGGCGGCTGCCCGCCCACGCAGCCCGGCTCGCCTATCAGGCTGGCGATGGCGGCCGCCTCCAGCGCCTGTTCCGGCGCCAACGGCGGCAGAATGCCCGGCAGCCGCTGGGCCAGCATGCTCTTGCCCGCGCCCGGCGGCCCGACCATCAACAGGCTGTGGCCGCCCGCGGCCGCCAGCTCCAGCGCCCGCCGCGCGCCGCCCTGCCCGCGCACGTCCGTCAGGCAAGGCTGCGGCGGCGGCTCCGGCCACGGCGCGGGACGGGCCTGGGCCAGCGACGCCGCCCCCGTCAGGTGCGACACCACCTCGGTCAGAGTCCGCGCCGCCCACACCCGCAACCCGGACACATGCGCCGCCTGCGCCGCGCTGACCGCCGGCAGGATCAGTTCGGCATCGGGATGATCGCGCGCGGTCCCCAAGGCGATAGCCAAGGGCGCCGCGACCGGCACCAGCGCGCCGGTCAGCGACAACTCGCCCGCCATCACCAGCCGGGCCAACGGATCCCCGCCATCGGTCCCGCGCGACGCCGGCATGGTCACCTGCCCCGACGCCAGCAGCACGCCCAAGGCCATGGGCAGATCGAAACGCCCCGACTCCTTGCGCAAGTCCGCCGGCGACAGGTTCACCGTGATCCGTCCCGCCGGAAACTCATACCCGCTATTGAGAATCGCCGCCCGCACGCGCTCCCGGCTTTCGCGCACCTCGACGTCGGCAAGGCCGACCACGGTGAAGGCCGGCAAGCCCGTGGCCAGATGCGTCTCCACGCGCACGGCGGGCGCGTCCATGCCCGCCAACGCGCGACTGGTCAGAACGGCTAAGGTCATGCGGCCTTCCTGGTGTGAACGGTCAAGGCCGCAGTATGCGCCGCGGGAGTCTTGCCTGAAGGCAAGGGGGACGTTTTCGGCAC from Bordetella genomosp. 10 includes:
- a CDS encoding YifB family Mg chelatase-like AAA ATPase — protein: MTLAVLTSRALAGMDAPAVRVETHLATGLPAFTVVGLADVEVRESRERVRAAILNSGYEFPAGRITVNLSPADLRKESGRFDLPMALGVLLASGQVTMPASRGTDGGDPLARLVMAGELSLTGALVPVAAPLAIALGTARDHPDAELILPAVSAAQAAHVSGLRVWAARTLTEVVSHLTGAASLAQARPAPWPEPPPQPCLTDVRGQGGARRALELAAAGGHSLLMVGPPGAGKSMLAQRLPGILPPLAPEQALEAAAIASLIGEPGCVGGQPPFRAPHHTASASALVGGGARPRPGEISRAHHGVLFLDELPEFGRRALEALREPLETGRVSISRAMQTVHYPARFQFVAAMNPCPCGWRGHPRHACRCSAEQAARYRAKVSGPLLDRIDLHVTLPPAQADWMSLPAGEPSAPVRGRVVACRARQQARQGGANAALDGSQLERHCPLSDEARTLLRDAMSRRHGSARAAQRALRVARTAADLEGEDVIEARHVAEAVQYRLA